In Brassica napus cultivar Da-Ae chromosome C2, Da-Ae, whole genome shotgun sequence, the sequence AGGCGTAGCTGTAGTGACTGCACATTGTCCTGCAGCTTCTTGGTTTCCTTCTCCTCATGTTTCAGCTTCTCTGTCTGTTTataaagggagacaacaaaaagAAATTCAGCTTTAAATATGTTTAAAGCTTAGATGAATAAGAGTTCAGAGGATTCACGTTACCATTTGTTTTAGCTTGAGGAGTTCAGATACATCCGCTTGTTTCCGGGCAGGTCCACTTTCGATTCCGCGAACTCTGCTTGCAAAGTTTAAGGAGCAAAGCGTCTCTCCTTGATCAGCAGAGCTAGGACTAATCTGAACAAACATCAACGTCTTGCAATCTCCACCTATATAAGTGACAGTGAAATGAACACATCATGGAGATGAAAAACAAAATGTCCTATGGCGCATGTAAACAACGGAACTATACTTACCCAAAGAGTTTTGTAGCATATGAGTGAGCTTTGAGTTTCTAGCgcaacaaaaaagagagaaaagtttTTCCATATTAAACCAGTGAAGTTCAAATGAAAATGTCTTGACATAGGGGAGGAAGGGAGAAACCTGTAAGGAATGTGGCTTGTTTTGGATGCAAGGGCGGAGATAACATCACCGAGTGCCGAAAGCGACTTATTGATAAACTGAGATTCTTTCAGCCTTTCTCCTTCAACTTCTACCTTCCCTACTCGCTCACTTCCAGCCAAGTCCACCAGCCAAAGATGGCTTCTCgttttctggccattgattaaATTCTCTCCCTTCACTGTCACTCGCAACAAGCTgcacaaaaaaagaaagcttTGATTGTATGAGTAAGGTTTCGTTTCACATGATTTTTGTTTCCAGACCCTTTTGCATACCAATGAGAGCGGCTGCTTTGCTCGTTTGCAGCTGTTGATCCCACAGATCTAACGCAGTAGCCTCTCTTGAGGAGTTCCCACACTTCGTCTGTGTTGAAAACTTGTGCTTCGACTAATCCAGGGACTTCTTGAGTTCCTTCTGCTGATTGCTTAACTTCCAACCTTCATTAATTCAACACAGACAGAGATAGATACAGTGAGGCTTTTTTTATTCTATTGCCAAAGCAAGAGAATGAAGGACTTACTTTTTAGGAGGATGGCTTGAGTTATCAACTAAGAGGTCCCTTATCTTCTCATTGTAAACCTCCAGCATGCTAACAGATAGCTCAAATTTCATGAGACGGCTTCTACTTTCTGAAGAGCGAAAGAGTTCTTCTAATGTCCTGTAGTTCACTCCTCTGTTCTCTGGTGTTCCCGCCATGGTAAATGTCTTCCCGGTTCCAGTTTGGCCATAGGCAAAAATGCAGACATTGTAACCATCAAGCACAGAAGTAACTATAGGTTTTGTCTGTGCAAAAACAGTCTCTGCACATAAAGGGAACAGTCAGATAAGAAGACTCAATGGTGTAGTGTTCAAAAAGCCAGTTTACCTTGCCCATCCTCAGGCTTGAATACATGGTCAAACGTAAAACGCTTCTTGGAGGAATCGGATGAAAGCAGTTGAAGCTCGTTTTCATGGGAGGCATCAAACTCAACAACAGAAGCACAGCCATTCGCTATGTCAGCTTGGTTTAGAGGCCTGCATCTGCAAAAGACCCTGATATTCCCCTTGAGTTCGATATTTTCATTGTACAATCGCTTCCTCTCTGATGACTCTTCCAAGTAGTGCtttttcagagttccaagctcaGTAGCTGCCATTGAAGACACACAACATCAATTAAAAAATAGCAAACAAGCCTTGAACAAAGCTAAAATAAAGGCACTGACTCAGAAGCTGGAGAGCTTTTGACATTTCCGGTTCTACAAAGGAGCAATTCTTGATTTCTTTCACTTGGTTGGACACCAACGCATGCTCATCCTTCAAGACCTATACAAAAAAACCTCCATATTATACTCACTTTCAATTGCAACTCAGAAGGAACTTGTTAAAACAAAGGGAGTACCTTGATTTTGCTACTCAAATCAATAATTTTCTGGAGAATTGGAAGCGTTGGTCCACCGTTAGGAGAAACTTGTTGGCTTCCACTTGTAACAGAGTCCTCGCTTTCTTCCACTGTTATCAGCCAAATCAGTAATGCATCAAAACTCGTTGCCTTACACACAGCCAAATCAGTTTCAGATtcatcaaataaatttataaacccaAAACCCTGATTCGAATCTTCTAAAGACCTAATTTGATTCAACATGGAAAATAATGGATTGAGATATCTACGACTAGGGATCAAGCAATCGAAATCAAAACTTCAGGTTCGCTTGTGATTTTCTCTGTGCGAAATTCAAAATTCACAACGAGGAAACCATCACCAGCGTCGGGATCGTGATCTTCAGCAGAATACTCCTTCGATTCGCACGGCGAGACACCATCGCTGCAAATTTCTGGATGTTGATCTGACCAAAAACCGTGTTTAATCAGCGTAATCGTTTCGTTTCGAATCAAGAAAACGAATCGAAAGAAACACAGATCAATCGAGAAATTGAGAATAGTACCTTCCATGGCGGATCTGGTTGAGAAACCCAGAGAATTAGAATCGAGAATACTGAAGCaatagaggaagagagagagagagagagagacgagtgTTAGGTAAGTGGTGGGGGAATTTGAATTTGAGATTAATAAGAGCCGTTGGATGTGAGGAGCTTTGTAACGTTTATATATATCATCGCCGTTCATTCATTTATCGGAGCGTCAGAAAACGGATCCGAATACGGGTTAATCGAAACGGATCCTTAAAGCCATTTTAACTTAGAAAGCTTCACAACCTTCTCCTTTAGCTAGGAGGGTTTCCTTTAAAAaggataaaatatttttcataagttAATAAAAACCCCCCTTCcaattagtttacaaaaagaTCCCAAGTATGCTAATTGCGATATTACACCCCTATATTTCACTTGTTTAAACAAATGGTGTAACGGTAGGAACATTaggaaagtataagaaaaaataagtaGGAATAAAATTTTGGGAATGATAAGAAATGATgacttttttatcaaaattaattaggAACAAATTTGTTCTACAATTCTCTACGGAAAAtgaatgaaaaacaaaaaccattCTTCATGAATgtcaattattttaaagaatGTTAAGAAATATTGTAGTGTTCCTCTTCGTTTCATTGGTTACCattcaaaaccaaaatttacGTAATTTTCGTTATCAGGATTACTAGAATTTATATAAGGCTTATTCTTCGGTACCAACCTGTTTCACGGCTAATTGTGATGTATCTATTGTCGAGACCATTGattaaagtatattatttatatatcactaaattttttttggtaatcatcatttatataatactaaatataacttaattatgtaattaaattttaaatataaaatatttagaccATTGATTAAAGTGATACATGGCAtgagatttttataagttttctaGTCTcatatgaaaaattatttatttcttcttatttttctttctttctttttcaaaatattttaaatgctAACTTTTTTTTACAACTACTCATATTGATGTCGTTAGTATATCTTGTTATTTGTTTCTTT encodes:
- the LOC125581863 gene encoding kinesin-like protein KIN-14S, with the protein product MNGDDIYKRYKAPHIQRLLLISNSNSPTTYLTLVSLSLSLFLYCFSILDSNSLGFSTRSAMEDQHPEICSDGVSPCESKEYSAEDHDPDAVEESEDSVTSGSQQVSPNGGPTLPILQKIIDLSSKIKVLKDEHALVSNQVKEIKNCSFVEPEMSKALQLLTTELGTLKKHYLEESSERKRLYNENIELKGNIRVFCRCRPLNQADIANGCASVVEFDASHENELQLLSSDSSKKRFTFDHVFKPEDGQETVFAQTKPIVTSVLDGYNVCIFAYGQTGTGKTFTMAGTPENRGVNYRTLEELFRSSESRSRLMKFELSVSMLEVYNEKIRDLLVDNSSHPPKKLEVKQSAEGTQEVPGLVEAQVFNTDEVWELLKRGYCVRSVGSTAANEQSSRSHCLLRVTVKGENLINGQKTRSHLWLVDLAGSERVGKVEVEGERLKESQFINKSLSALGDVISALASKTSHIPYRNSKLTHMLQNSLGGDCKTLMFVQISPSSADQGETLCSLNFASRVRGIESGPARKQADVSELLKLKQMTEKLKHEEKETKKLQDNVQSLQLRLTAREHICKGLQDKVRDLEFQLAEERKTRIKQETRALATASSSSTTASRQLPTITEKKPPLAPPRSMRMPLRRITNFMPQQPSQGPPAKRFSDATSKENNNNNNRLRRSSSMDINTLMKPRRSSIAFRPAPPPSSIASGNNKTLQPRRRVSIATLRPEPSSSSYMNMTTPSRPAFRGGGGGPRRGRYSKLFSPDHNLVTPNAMKGSRFKKSPLGGGEGSSWKPRHPTVVALQKKAVVWSPLKFKNRRPSFIAMRASSSSSSTTTDLVRREQ